In Candidatus Eisenbacteria bacterium, the following proteins share a genomic window:
- a CDS encoding IS21 family transposase produces the protein MALVRRGRRFSVAALGAGMDEKTARKYRKLGRLPSEQERLRTYRTREDPFGGIWDEVREKLEVCPGLEAKTLFDDLVRRYPGRFGE, from the coding sequence ATGGCGTTGGTACGGCGAGGCAGGAGGTTTTCGGTGGCGGCGTTGGGTGCTGGGATGGACGAGAAGACGGCGAGGAAGTATCGGAAGCTTGGTCGATTGCCGAGTGAGCAGGAGAGGTTGCGGACGTACCGGACGCGGGAAGATCCGTTTGGTGGGATTTGGGATGAGGTTCGGGAGAAGTTAGAGGTCTGTCCTGGGTTGGAGGCCAAGACGTTGTTCGATGATCTGGTGAGGCGTTATCCGGGACGGTTCGGTGAG